A window of Rufibacter sp. LB8 contains these coding sequences:
- a CDS encoding lmo0937 family membrane protein → MGNLLYIIAVVLVIIWLIGFLGFGDQVGGIIHVLLVIAVIAVLLKLIRRA, encoded by the coding sequence ATGGGAAATTTATTGTATATCATCGCGGTAGTGCTGGTGATAATCTGGCTAATCGGATTCTTAGGATTCGGAGATCAAGTAGGTGGCATCATCCACGTGTTATTGGTAATTGCCGTGATTGCGGTATTGCTGAAACTGATCAGACGAGCGTAG
- a CDS encoding 3-hydroxyacyl-CoA dehydrogenase family protein produces the protein MNITVIGSGTMGNGIAHVFAQHNFKVSLVDISQESLTRALGTISKNLDRMVSKGTVTEDQKTQTLGNISTFTDLKEGVQDADLVIEAATENVDIKLDLFRKLEEFTKPSCILSSNTSSISITKIASVTNRPDKVIGMHFMNPVPVMKLVEVIRGYSTSDEVTHQILDLSRQLGKIPAEANDYPGFVANRILMPMINEAIYSLFEGVAGVEEIDTIMKLGMAHPMGPLQLADFIGLDVCLSILRVLHDGFGNPKYAPCPLLVNMVQAGHKGVKSGQGFYSYTHGTKDLVVADSFKK, from the coding sequence ATGAATATAACTGTAATAGGATCTGGCACCATGGGCAACGGCATTGCCCACGTGTTCGCGCAGCATAATTTCAAAGTTTCTTTAGTAGATATTTCGCAGGAGTCATTGACCCGCGCGCTGGGCACCATTTCCAAAAACCTGGACCGCATGGTCTCCAAAGGCACCGTGACCGAAGACCAGAAAACCCAGACCCTGGGCAACATCAGCACCTTCACAGATTTAAAAGAAGGCGTACAGGATGCAGACCTGGTGATTGAAGCCGCCACCGAGAACGTGGACATTAAACTGGACCTGTTCCGGAAACTGGAGGAATTCACCAAGCCGTCTTGTATTCTGTCCAGCAACACCTCCTCCATCTCCATCACCAAGATTGCCTCGGTGACCAACCGGCCCGACAAAGTGATAGGCATGCACTTCATGAACCCGGTGCCGGTGATGAAACTGGTGGAAGTGATCAGGGGCTATTCTACCTCAGATGAAGTCACGCACCAGATTCTGGACCTGTCCAGGCAGCTAGGAAAAATACCGGCAGAGGCGAATGATTACCCTGGTTTTGTGGCTAATAGAATCTTGATGCCGATGATCAACGAAGCTATCTATTCCCTGTTTGAAGGCGTGGCTGGCGTGGAGGAGATTGACACCATCATGAAACTGGGCATGGCCCACCCCATGGGTCCGTTGCAGCTCGCCGACTTTATTGGCTTAGACGTGTGCCTTTCCATCTTGCGCGTGCTGCATGACGGTTTCGGGAACCCCAAATACGCGCCTTGCCCGTTGCTGGTGAACATGGTACAGGCCGGTCACAAAGGAGTGAAATCTGGCCAGGGCTTTTACAGTTACACCCACGGCACCAAAGACCTGGTTGTAGCAGACTCATTTAAGAAATAA
- a CDS encoding 2,3,4,5-tetrahydropyridine-2,6-dicarboxylate N-succinyltransferase encodes MNNLIESIEAAWTDRTLLQQAHTQEAIREVVRLLDLGQLRVAEPTGGEKWQVNEWVKKAVLMYFPIQQMETIEAGPFEFHDKIPLKKNFAALGVRVVPQAVARYGSFLAKGVILMPSYTNIGAYVDEGTMVDTWATVGSCAQVGKHVHLSGGVGLGGVLEPVQAAPVIVEDGAFIGSRSILVEGCHIGKEAVIGANVCITGSTKIIDVTGAEPKEYRGYVPPRSVVIPGSYTKEFPAGSYQVPCALIIGQRKESTDLKTSLNDALRENEVAV; translated from the coding sequence ATGAACAACCTAATAGAATCTATAGAAGCCGCCTGGACCGACAGAACCCTGTTGCAGCAAGCGCACACGCAGGAGGCCATCCGGGAAGTGGTGCGCCTGCTGGACCTGGGCCAGTTGCGCGTGGCAGAACCAACGGGCGGCGAGAAATGGCAAGTGAACGAGTGGGTAAAGAAAGCGGTGCTCATGTATTTCCCCATCCAGCAGATGGAAACCATTGAAGCCGGTCCGTTTGAGTTCCATGACAAGATTCCCTTGAAAAAGAACTTCGCTGCGCTGGGCGTGCGTGTGGTGCCCCAGGCGGTGGCGCGGTACGGTTCTTTCCTGGCCAAAGGCGTGATTTTGATGCCTTCTTACACCAACATTGGCGCATACGTAGACGAGGGCACCATGGTAGACACCTGGGCCACCGTGGGCTCTTGTGCGCAAGTGGGCAAGCACGTGCATTTAAGCGGCGGCGTGGGCTTAGGTGGAGTGTTGGAACCCGTGCAGGCCGCTCCGGTGATTGTGGAAGACGGGGCGTTCATTGGTTCACGTAGCATTTTGGTGGAAGGCTGCCATATTGGGAAAGAAGCCGTGATTGGCGCCAACGTCTGCATCACGGGTAGTACCAAAATCATTGACGTGACTGGCGCAGAACCCAAGGAATACAGAGGCTACGTGCCACCGCGTTCAGTAGTGATTCCGGGTTCATACACCAAGGAATTCCCGGCCGGTTCTTACCAGGTGCCCTGCGCCTTGATCATTGGCCAACGCAAGGAAAGCACTGACTTGAAAACGTCTTTAAACGATGCCTTGCGGGAAAACGAAGTAGCCGTTTAA
- a CDS encoding glycosyltransferase: MIRKRILLASLLKPVNDTRLYEKLGQSLGQLPEFEVHIAGFASEVPAAAQAKGVTFHPIFQFNRLSLARFTAQFRFYKLLKKVQPKILMVATHELLLAGWWYCRHHDCRLVYDVQENYHLNLSTQQVYPALLAQALAAGVRAIEKFTAPETAHFFLAEAAYAQELPFLGNRFTILQNKYLPPSHLPSPARATPVLLKEQVPLKLLYSGTISHLYGIFEAISFSVQLHQFLPATQLTIIGYCAEASLLAKIKEIIQPHPFITLVGGAQLVPHDQILAAQLSHHIGLLPYHPHPSTKTCVPTKLFEYVGNGLVTLVQENPVWSNLLQQANAGFSLDFQKPIGQDFVEALRHTIFYSKGIPQNVFWAEETKAVQDLMLKLADA, translated from the coding sequence ATGATTCGAAAACGAATTCTGCTGGCTTCCCTGCTCAAACCCGTCAATGACACCCGGCTGTACGAAAAGCTGGGCCAGAGCCTGGGGCAGCTGCCTGAATTTGAGGTACATATAGCGGGCTTTGCCAGTGAAGTTCCTGCAGCCGCCCAGGCCAAGGGCGTCACCTTCCACCCTATCTTCCAGTTCAACCGCCTTTCGTTGGCAAGGTTTACCGCACAATTCCGTTTTTATAAGCTCCTGAAAAAGGTCCAGCCGAAAATACTAATGGTGGCCACGCATGAACTGCTGCTGGCAGGCTGGTGGTACTGCCGCCACCACGATTGCCGATTGGTGTACGATGTGCAGGAAAATTACCACCTCAACCTGAGCACCCAGCAAGTCTACCCTGCCCTGCTGGCGCAAGCTTTGGCGGCTGGGGTCCGGGCCATAGAAAAATTTACCGCACCAGAGACAGCGCATTTCTTCCTAGCCGAAGCCGCGTATGCCCAGGAACTTCCTTTCTTGGGGAACCGCTTTACCATCTTGCAAAACAAATACCTGCCGCCATCTCACCTTCCATCTCCCGCCAGGGCCACTCCGGTGCTTTTGAAGGAACAGGTTCCTTTGAAGCTTCTGTATTCTGGTACCATCTCTCACTTGTATGGAATTTTTGAAGCCATTTCATTTAGCGTACAACTACACCAATTTCTGCCTGCTACTCAACTGACCATTATAGGGTATTGCGCTGAAGCCTCATTGTTGGCGAAAATCAAGGAAATCATTCAGCCGCACCCATTCATCACCTTGGTAGGCGGAGCTCAGCTGGTACCGCATGATCAGATTTTAGCCGCCCAGCTTTCCCACCACATTGGGTTATTGCCGTATCATCCGCATCCCAGCACCAAAACCTGCGTACCTACCAAACTGTTTGAGTATGTAGGAAACGGCCTGGTAACTCTGGTGCAGGAAAACCCCGTCTGGTCAAATTTATTGCAACAAGCCAATGCCGGTTTCAGCCTTGATTTCCAGAAACCGATTGGGCAAGATTTTGTGGAGGCCTTAAGGCATACCATATTTTATTCGAAAGGAATTCCGCAGAATGTTTTCTGGGCTGAGGAAACAAAAGCCGTGCAAGACCTTATGCTAAAATTGGCTGATGCCTAA
- a CDS encoding 3-oxoacyl-ACP synthase III family protein — protein sequence MTKQLRNSRIAGLGHYVPEKVIKNADLEKLMDTSDAWIVERTGIHERRYFEPGKDTTANMAANAARVALERAGLEAKDLDMIVFATLSPDYFFPGSGVLLQRELGISDIPCFDIRNQCSGFIYALSLGDQYIKSGMCNNVLVVGSEIQSSGLEFNDRGRSVSVIFGDGAGAAVLTPSDSLEKGILSTHLHAQGEFAEELAAINPSSNLEQRLTHEMIDDGSTYPYMNGSTVFKHAVTRFPEVIMEALNQNNVTPEDLDLIVPHQANLRITQFIQQKMKLPEGKIFSNIQKYGNTTAASVPIAFSEAFEEGRVKEGDLICLAAFGSGFTWASALIRW from the coding sequence ATGACAAAACAACTTAGAAATTCACGCATTGCCGGCCTGGGCCACTACGTACCAGAGAAGGTAATAAAAAACGCTGATTTAGAGAAACTCATGGACACCTCAGACGCCTGGATTGTGGAGCGGACCGGTATTCATGAACGCCGCTACTTTGAACCTGGCAAAGACACAACCGCCAACATGGCCGCCAACGCCGCGCGCGTGGCCCTAGAGAGAGCTGGCCTGGAAGCCAAAGACCTGGACATGATTGTGTTCGCCACGCTGAGCCCAGATTATTTCTTCCCGGGCTCCGGGGTGTTGCTGCAGCGCGAACTGGGCATCTCAGACATTCCATGCTTTGACATCAGAAACCAGTGCTCGGGCTTTATCTATGCGCTTTCGTTGGGGGACCAGTACATCAAATCAGGTATGTGCAACAACGTGCTGGTGGTGGGTTCAGAGATTCAATCCTCGGGGTTGGAGTTCAATGACCGCGGGCGTTCTGTGTCGGTGATTTTTGGGGACGGAGCCGGTGCCGCAGTGTTGACGCCTTCTGACAGCCTGGAAAAAGGAATCCTGTCCACGCACTTGCACGCGCAGGGCGAGTTTGCCGAGGAATTGGCCGCCATCAACCCATCCAGTAACCTGGAGCAGCGCCTTACGCATGAAATGATTGATGATGGTTCTACCTACCCGTACATGAACGGCAGTACGGTGTTTAAGCACGCTGTGACCCGCTTTCCGGAGGTGATCATGGAAGCTCTTAACCAGAACAACGTCACGCCAGAAGACCTGGACCTGATTGTGCCGCACCAGGCCAACCTGCGCATCACGCAGTTCATCCAACAGAAAATGAAACTGCCGGAGGGCAAAATCTTCAGCAACATCCAGAAATACGGCAACACCACGGCGGCTTCGGTGCCCATTGCTTTCTCTGAGGCGTTTGAGGAAGGCCGCGTGAAAGAAGGCGATTTAATCTGCCTGGCGGCGTTTGGCAGTGGGTTTACCTGGGCTTCTGCCTTGATAAGGTGGTAA
- a CDS encoding metal-dependent transcriptional regulator: MHSTAEENYIKAIYKLSASGDEAVSTNALAQVLDTKPASVSDMLRKLSAKELVHYVKYHGVQLTPTGQRVALKIIRKHRLWEVFLVQKLKFTWDEVHDVAEQMEHVHSELLVQRLDEFLGHPRVDPHGDPIPTEDGEFRQIEQKPLANLDLHQEGVVCRVRDSQPSFLQYLDKVGIHIGSHLQVKDKIAYDNSLEISIDKAKSVILSSDVLEKIFVIHP, translated from the coding sequence ATGCACAGCACCGCCGAAGAGAATTACATAAAAGCCATCTACAAACTGTCGGCCAGCGGGGACGAAGCCGTGAGCACCAACGCCCTGGCCCAGGTCTTGGACACTAAGCCTGCCTCGGTGAGTGACATGCTGCGCAAGCTGAGCGCCAAGGAACTGGTGCATTACGTGAAATACCACGGCGTGCAACTCACCCCCACCGGACAGCGCGTGGCGCTCAAGATCATCCGGAAGCATCGCCTCTGGGAAGTCTTTCTGGTGCAGAAGCTCAAGTTCACCTGGGACGAAGTGCATGACGTGGCCGAGCAGATGGAGCATGTGCATTCTGAACTGCTGGTGCAGCGCCTGGACGAGTTCCTGGGCCACCCGCGCGTAGACCCGCACGGTGACCCCATCCCCACCGAGGACGGCGAGTTCCGGCAGATTGAGCAAAAGCCGTTGGCCAACCTTGATTTGCACCAGGAAGGCGTGGTGTGCCGCGTGCGTGATTCGCAGCCCAGCTTTCTGCAGTACCTGGACAAAGTGGGCATTCACATTGGCTCGCACCTGCAAGTAAAAGACAAGATAGCGTATGATAATTCATTGGAGATCAGCATAGATAAAGCCAAATCTGTTATTCTTTCTTCTGATGTCCTGGAAAAGATTTTTGTCATTCACCCGTAG
- a CDS encoding metal ABC transporter solute-binding protein, Zn/Mn family: protein MVWVPLLLALSACTSDPTTGQKARQAGKLYIVTTTGILQDAVANVAGEKAVVEALMGPGVDPHLYKAALGDLQKLREADIIIYNGLHLEGKMGEVLEKLSRQQVVWAAAEGLPENKLRSLPGYKNSHDPHVWFDVSLWRQVVAKVAQKMQRHDSTNATYYLKTTAGYLQQLDSLHTWTKAQISTIQPHHRILITAHDAFGYFGDAYQVQVKGLQGISTVSEFGLQDVSSLVNYIVQKKIKAVFVESSVSQKAIEAVLEGCRQKGHDVKLGGTLYSDALGDPSGPAGTYVGMVKANVKTVVTALK, encoded by the coding sequence ATGGTTTGGGTACCGCTGCTACTCGCCTTGTCAGCGTGTACGTCTGACCCCACCACCGGCCAAAAAGCCAGGCAGGCGGGCAAGCTGTACATAGTCACAACCACCGGCATTCTGCAGGACGCCGTGGCCAACGTGGCCGGGGAGAAAGCCGTGGTAGAGGCCTTGATGGGACCGGGCGTGGACCCGCACCTCTACAAAGCCGCCCTGGGTGACCTACAGAAACTGCGCGAAGCCGACATCATCATCTACAATGGCCTGCACCTGGAAGGCAAGATGGGCGAAGTGCTGGAAAAACTGTCCCGGCAGCAGGTGGTATGGGCCGCGGCCGAAGGATTGCCTGAAAACAAGCTTCGGTCTTTGCCAGGTTACAAGAATAGCCATGACCCACACGTATGGTTTGATGTCTCTCTCTGGCGGCAAGTGGTGGCCAAGGTTGCCCAGAAAATGCAGCGGCATGACAGCACCAACGCCACCTATTACCTGAAAACCACCGCCGGTTACCTGCAGCAACTGGACAGCCTCCACACCTGGACCAAAGCGCAGATCAGCACCATTCAGCCGCACCACCGCATCTTGATCACCGCGCATGACGCCTTCGGGTATTTTGGCGATGCGTACCAGGTGCAGGTGAAGGGCTTGCAGGGCATTTCCACGGTCTCCGAGTTTGGATTACAGGATGTTTCTTCGTTGGTGAATTACATTGTACAGAAGAAAATCAAGGCGGTGTTTGTGGAGAGTTCCGTGTCACAGAAAGCCATTGAAGCGGTGCTGGAAGGCTGCCGGCAGAAAGGTCATGACGTGAAACTGGGCGGCACGCTCTACTCAGACGCGCTGGGGGATCCTTCGGGTCCGGCCGGAACGTATGTGGGAATGGTGAAAGCGAACGTGAAAACCGTGGTGACCGCCTTGAAATAA
- a CDS encoding metal ABC transporter ATP-binding protein, with translation MIQHVNDPVLEVHDLTVSYQRKPVLWDIDLTLPAQALVGIIGPNGAGKSTLIKAIMGLLPLNSGYVQLFGKTLDEVRKKVSYVPQRESVDWDFPASALDVALMGTYSQLGLFARPSSKHKQQAMEALEKVGMQDFANRQISQLSGGQQQRVFLARALAQNADLYLMDEPFAGVDIATETAIIQLLRQMREDGKTVVVVHHDLQSAQDYFDWVLLLNMRLVASGPTAETLTPQLLENTYGGRLTELSKVSELLHKKNFPIREKKPAKK, from the coding sequence ATGATCCAACACGTGAATGACCCGGTTCTGGAAGTGCATGATTTGACGGTGAGTTACCAACGTAAACCGGTGCTCTGGGACATTGACCTCACGCTACCGGCGCAGGCCTTGGTGGGCATCATCGGCCCTAACGGTGCGGGAAAATCGACTTTGATTAAGGCCATTATGGGCTTGTTGCCCTTGAACAGCGGCTACGTGCAGCTCTTCGGGAAAACATTGGACGAGGTGCGCAAAAAAGTTAGCTACGTGCCGCAGCGCGAGTCGGTGGATTGGGATTTTCCGGCCTCGGCGTTGGATGTGGCGTTGATGGGGACTTACAGCCAGCTGGGTTTGTTTGCCAGGCCATCTTCTAAGCACAAACAACAGGCCATGGAAGCACTAGAGAAAGTGGGCATGCAGGATTTCGCCAACCGGCAGATTTCCCAACTGTCGGGCGGGCAGCAGCAAAGGGTGTTTCTGGCCCGCGCCCTGGCCCAGAACGCTGATCTGTATTTGATGGATGAACCCTTTGCCGGGGTAGACATCGCCACTGAAACTGCCATTATCCAGCTTTTGCGTCAGATGCGTGAAGACGGCAAGACGGTGGTGGTGGTGCACCATGACCTGCAAAGCGCCCAGGATTATTTTGACTGGGTGTTGCTGTTGAACATGCGCCTGGTGGCTTCGGGGCCCACGGCAGAAACCCTCACCCCGCAACTGCTGGAAAACACCTACGGCGGCCGCCTCACAGAACTGAGCAAGGTGAGTGAGCTGCTGCACAAAAAGAACTTTCCCATACGGGAGAAAAAGCCTGCCAAAAAATGA
- a CDS encoding metal ABC transporter permease: MNTLWEFLSMQDANVRFVTLGAVLLAASSAVVGCFTVLRKRALVGDAVAHAVLPGVCLAFMLTGEKNPLVLLLGSFLTGWLSMVLIDVITRYSRIKEDTAIGLILSVFFGIGILLLTSIQHSGNENQSGLDKFLFGSAASLVGQDLITFGAVAVLLLLSVVLLYKEFKLISFDVAYARTIGLPVRRLELLLTTLTVLAVVVGIQSVGVVLMSAMLITPAAAARFWTDRLGVMILVAAGMSAFCGAAGAFVSFTAPAMPTGPWIVMLLSLLAILSFILAPKRGLLARLLLQRRVRRQMLRENILKTLFHLGEARQEYQHSYTHQQIRERRELPLLRMKEGLRVLARKGLVTKSKNGWALTPAGKAEAQRVVRLHRLWELYLTQYLQVASDHVHEDAESIEHVLTPELEQRLEELLDFPTADPHQTSIPKP, translated from the coding sequence ATGAACACGCTCTGGGAGTTTCTGAGTATGCAGGATGCCAACGTGCGCTTTGTCACGCTGGGAGCCGTGCTGCTGGCGGCTAGTTCAGCGGTGGTGGGCTGTTTTACAGTGCTGCGCAAACGCGCCCTGGTGGGCGATGCCGTGGCCCACGCGGTATTGCCTGGCGTGTGTCTGGCGTTCATGCTCACCGGTGAGAAAAACCCCTTGGTGCTGCTGCTCGGCTCCTTTCTAACGGGCTGGCTTTCCATGGTGCTTATTGACGTGATTACGCGCTACAGCCGAATCAAGGAAGATACTGCCATCGGCCTGATTCTGTCCGTTTTCTTCGGGATTGGTATTTTGTTGCTCACTTCCATTCAGCATTCCGGTAATGAAAACCAGAGCGGGCTGGACAAGTTCCTGTTCGGGAGCGCGGCTTCTTTGGTGGGCCAGGATTTGATCACGTTTGGCGCGGTGGCGGTGCTGTTATTGCTGAGCGTGGTGCTGCTTTACAAAGAATTCAAGCTCATCAGTTTTGATGTGGCCTATGCCCGTACCATTGGCTTGCCTGTGCGCCGATTGGAGCTGTTGCTCACCACGCTCACGGTGCTGGCGGTGGTGGTGGGCATTCAGAGTGTGGGCGTGGTGTTGATGTCGGCCATGCTTATTACCCCGGCCGCTGCCGCCCGTTTCTGGACCGACCGCCTTGGCGTCATGATTCTGGTGGCCGCCGGCATGAGCGCTTTTTGCGGGGCTGCCGGGGCGTTTGTGTCCTTTACCGCGCCGGCCATGCCCACCGGCCCCTGGATTGTAATGCTGCTTTCCTTGCTGGCCATTCTGTCATTCATTCTGGCGCCTAAGCGCGGACTGCTAGCCCGGCTGTTGTTGCAGCGGCGGGTGCGACGGCAGATGCTCAGGGAGAATATTCTTAAAACGCTTTTTCATTTAGGCGAGGCCAGGCAAGAGTACCAGCACAGCTACACCCACCAACAGATACGGGAACGCCGCGAACTGCCCCTTTTAAGAATGAAAGAAGGCCTGCGCGTGTTGGCCCGCAAAGGACTGGTCACCAAAAGCAAAAACGGCTGGGCCCTCACTCCTGCCGGCAAAGCCGAGGCGCAGCGCGTGGTCCGGTTGCACCGTCTCTGGGAACTGTACCTTACGCAGTACCTGCAGGTGGCCTCAGACCATGTGCATGAAGACGCTGAATCCATTGAACATGTGCTCACCCCAGAACTGGAACAGCGCCTGGAAGAACTTCTGGACTTCCCCACCGCTGACCCGCACCAAACCTCCATTCCCAAGCCATGA
- a CDS encoding metal ABC transporter permease, which translates to MMHLDAFWIILTGSLVAVCCSLLGCFLILRRMAMVGDAISHAVLPGIVLAFLFSGTREVWSMLLGAAALGVACTFLIEFLHQKARVPADASIGVTFTWLFALGIILISVYAGKVDLDQDCVLYGEIAYVPLDTWITKTGQSLGPRTVWFMGGVLLIIVLFVTVFYRPLYLTSFDPAYAAAIGVSTTLWYYLLMSAVSLTTVAAFESVGAILVVALLVGPPATAYLLTDNLKIMLGLSAVLGIIASVAGYYLALYLNGSVAGAIAAIIGLEFTLAFIFSPTHGVLARRTKTFSPTLNTP; encoded by the coding sequence ATGATGCACCTAGACGCTTTCTGGATAATTCTCACCGGCTCCCTGGTGGCGGTCTGCTGCAGTCTGCTGGGCTGCTTTTTAATTTTGCGCCGCATGGCCATGGTGGGCGATGCCATCTCGCACGCCGTGCTGCCCGGCATTGTGCTGGCCTTTTTGTTTAGCGGCACCCGCGAAGTCTGGAGCATGCTGTTGGGCGCAGCCGCCCTGGGCGTGGCCTGTACCTTTCTGATTGAGTTCCTGCACCAGAAAGCCCGCGTGCCCGCCGATGCCTCCATTGGCGTGACCTTTACCTGGTTGTTCGCGCTGGGTATTATTCTGATTTCTGTGTACGCCGGTAAGGTTGACCTGGACCAGGACTGTGTACTGTACGGCGAGATTGCCTACGTGCCCCTGGATACCTGGATCACCAAAACCGGGCAAAGCCTGGGCCCCAGAACCGTCTGGTTCATGGGTGGCGTGCTCTTGATCATTGTACTGTTCGTCACTGTTTTTTACCGGCCTTTGTATCTCACCTCGTTTGATCCGGCCTATGCTGCGGCCATTGGCGTTTCTACTACGCTCTGGTATTACCTCTTGATGAGTGCGGTGTCATTGACCACGGTGGCGGCGTTTGAGTCTGTGGGGGCAATTTTGGTGGTGGCTTTGCTGGTAGGCCCTCCTGCCACGGCTTATCTGCTCACCGACAATTTAAAAATCATGCTAGGGTTGTCGGCGGTTTTGGGAATCATTGCCTCGGTGGCGGGGTATTACCTGGCGCTGTATCTGAATGGGTCGGTGGCGGGCGCCATTGCGGCTATTATTGGTTTAGAATTCACCCTGGCGTTTATTTTCTCTCCCACCCACGGCGTGCTGGCCCGAAGAACCAAGACCTTTTCCCCTACGCTCAACACGCCCTGA
- a CDS encoding zinc-binding dehydrogenase, whose protein sequence is MERQVYRMPKAGSISNLKRIPEDLPPPLPQEVCVQVRAIGLNFADVFAMQGLYSATPAGSFVPGLEYAGTVLAVGEAVTNLKAGDRVMGVTKFGGYATNLNSDSRYVIPLPPTWNFEQGASFLVQGLTAYYALLELGGLAPGMTVLIHSAAGGVGLLANRICRQLGAFTIGTVGNAQKVDFLLNQEKYGAVIVRDRHFKTNLQKTLGHRKLLLVLECIGGKILQQGWDTMAPTGRMVVYGNASFYSHSPSPNYPSLIWKFLRRPKIDPLRLPTLNKSLMGFNLIYLYEETDKMLHILQKLQDLQLEPQHVGHVFPFDQLHQAIHLFQRGKTMGKVVVTVNP, encoded by the coding sequence ATGGAAAGGCAAGTGTACCGAATGCCCAAGGCGGGTTCTATTTCAAATCTAAAGCGGATACCGGAAGATTTACCGCCGCCGCTTCCGCAGGAAGTTTGTGTGCAAGTAAGGGCCATCGGGTTGAATTTTGCCGATGTGTTTGCCATGCAGGGCCTTTACAGTGCCACGCCCGCCGGTTCTTTTGTGCCAGGCCTGGAATACGCAGGTACAGTGTTGGCGGTTGGCGAAGCCGTGACCAATTTGAAGGCCGGGGACCGGGTGATGGGCGTGACCAAATTCGGGGGTTATGCCACTAACCTGAACAGTGATAGCCGCTACGTGATTCCGTTGCCACCCACCTGGAATTTTGAGCAAGGGGCGAGCTTTCTGGTACAGGGCCTTACGGCGTATTATGCGCTGCTGGAACTGGGTGGTTTGGCACCGGGCATGACCGTTCTGATTCACAGCGCGGCTGGCGGGGTGGGCCTTCTGGCCAACCGCATCTGTCGGCAATTGGGCGCTTTCACCATTGGCACGGTAGGAAATGCTCAAAAAGTAGATTTTCTCCTGAACCAGGAAAAGTACGGCGCCGTCATTGTACGGGACCGCCATTTCAAAACCAACCTTCAGAAAACGTTAGGCCACCGCAAACTGCTTTTGGTGCTGGAGTGCATAGGCGGAAAGATTCTACAGCAAGGCTGGGACACTATGGCTCCTACTGGCCGCATGGTGGTGTACGGCAACGCCAGCTTCTACAGCCACAGCCCCTCGCCTAATTACCCCAGCCTGATCTGGAAGTTTCTCCGGCGGCCTAAAATTGACCCGTTGCGCCTGCCCACCCTCAATAAATCCCTGATGGGCTTTAACCTCATCTACCTGTATGAGGAAACCGACAAGATGCTCCACATTCTGCAGAAATTACAGGATCTTCAACTGGAGCCCCAGCACGTGGGCCATGTGTTTCCTTTTGACCAACTGCACCAGGCTATCCATTTGTTTCAGCGCGGTAAGACCATGGGCAAGGTGGTGGTCACGGTTAATCCTTGA